In a genomic window of Lycium ferocissimum isolate CSIRO_LF1 chromosome 9, AGI_CSIRO_Lferr_CH_V1, whole genome shotgun sequence:
- the LOC132031039 gene encoding G-type lectin S-receptor-like serine/threonine-protein kinase CES101 isoform X1 has translation MAWLQILLFFLFMTLSYSQKDTIFQGQNLRVGEKLESPNKEFRLEFFSLDANKTHYIGIFYNLPSNTTLFPDDYRPVWVANRDNPIPYASSNNLTLDEGDLKIIYGSDSFFLFRSSNDKSARNASATLLDNGNFVLEELNTDGSVNQTWWQSFDHPTDTLLPGMRLGRNSKTGQIWSLTSWISKDIPASGSFTIGINTTGIDQLIIWWMRSVFWMSGPWENGTFANVSRISHYDYADLSFVSTEDEKYVTYSVNKSKTLSRYAIDVFGFIKERGAAGPFGVCFYKPSAGCVTRESIRCPIRNNSWFERRPNSVSGNRFRFLNNNTSLFDCKRQCENNCSCAAFNSITATGTGCEIWSNVSILDSQSQSDVFILDGERDLVPIRNGSDTNVPSTFSPPPASPPAISPDSTPRSSDSSQRTSIKWWTWLIAAIGLTLFLGLSSLCYLLRGKGKAKATALLLLNQTANRSKKGKIDKKMSHEVQLYSLDSLAIATNNFSPGNKLGEGGFGPVYKGELPDGQEVAIKRLSTSSGQGLLEFKNEILLIAKLQHTNLVRLLGFCTQGEERILVYEYMLNKSLDFFLFDSNKRELLNWDTRFRIIEGVAQGLLYLHKYSRLKVIHRDLKSSNILLDADMNPKISDFGMARIFGRQESEANTKRIVGTHGYMSPEYALRGIVSTKTDVFSFGVLLLEIVSGKKNNSCYDSEHPLNLIGLAWELWREERALELIDATLIESCSHDEVMRCIHVGLLCVQDYAKDRPSMSSVVSMLMNDTRQPPPAPERPGFFIERGDQRAEISEEVVRYSINGLSISELTAR, from the exons ATGGCATGGCTACAAATCCTACTATTTTTCCTCTTCATGACTctttcttattcccaaaaagatACAATTTTTCAGGGACAAAACCTTAgagttggagaaaaattggaatCACCAAACAAGGAATTCAGGCTTGAGTTTTTTAGCCTTGATGCCAATAAAACTCACTATATAGGCATATTCTACAATTTACCCTCTAACACGACGTTATTCCCCGATGATTATCGCCCCGTTTGGGTTGCTAATCGCGATAATCCAATACCATATGCATCAAGTAACAATCTCACATTGGATGAAGGAGATCTGAAAATTATCTATGGAAGcgatagtttttttttgtttagaaGTTCTAATGATAAATCAGCAAGAAATGCAAGTGCTACATTACTCGACAACGGAAATTTTGTGTTAGAGGAATTGAACACTGATGGATCTGTGAATCAAACTTGGTGGCAAAGTTTTGATCATCCTACTGATACACTATTACCTGGGATGAGACTGGGGAGAAATTCAAAAACAGGACAGATATGGTCACTTACTTCTTGGATAAGCAAAGATATACCAGCCTCGGGTTCTTTTACGATTGGTATAAACACGACTGGCATAGACCAATTGATAATATGGTGGATGAGAAGTGTGTTTTGGATGAGTGGGCCCTGGGAAAACGGGACGTTTGCCAATGTATCACGAATATCTCACTATGACTACGCAGACTTGAGCTTTGTTTCGACAGAGGATGAAAAATACGTGACTTACTCGGTCAATAAGTCTAAAACTTTGTCTAGATACGCGATAGATGTGTTCGGCTTTATCAAGGAAAGAGGAGCAGCAGGACCTTTCGGAGTGTGTTTTTACAAGCCTAGTGCTGGTTGTGTGACAAGAGAATCGATCAGGTGCCCGATTAGAAACAATTCATGGTTTGAGAGGAGGCCAAACAGTGTTTCGGGTAATAGATTtagatttttaaataataatacgAGTTTATTTGATTGCAAGAGACAGTGTGAGAACAATTGTTCTTGTGCTGCTTTTAACTCTATCACAGCTACTGGAACTGGTTGTGAAATTTGGAGTAATGTATCTATATTGGATTCACAAAGTCAATCAGATGTTTTCATTCTTGATGGTGAAAGAG ATTTGGTGCCAATAAGAAATGGGAGCGACACAAATGTGCCAAGTACATTCTCACCTCCTCCGGCTTCACCACCAGCAATATCTCCCGACTCAACGCCAAGATCATCTGATTCATCTCAAAGAACTT CAATAAAATGGTGGACATGGCTTATAGCTGCAATTGGTTTGACACTATTTTTAGGACTTAGCTCCCTATGCTACCTTTTACGCGGAAAAG GGAAAGCAAAAGCAACAGCTTTGCTATTGCTTAATCAAACAGCAAATAGatcaaaaaagggaaaaatagacAAGAAGATGAGTCATGAAGTGCAGTTATACAGCCTCGATAGCCTAGCAATAGCCACGAATAATTTTTCACCAGGAAATAAGCTCGGGGAGGGGGGATTCGGACCCGTTTACAAG GGAGAATTGCCTGATGGGCAAGAAGTAGCTATAAAAAGGCTTTCGACGAGTTCTGGACAGGGCCTATTGGAGTTCAAGAATGAAATTTTATTGATTGCAAAACTTCAACATACTAACCTTGTTAGGCTTTTAGGTTTCTGTACTCAAGGCGAAGAACGGATTTTAGTATACGAATACATGCTCAACAAAAGCCTAGACTTCTTCCTGTTTG ATAGTAACAAAAGGGAGCTACTAAATTGGGACACACGATTCAGAATCATCGAAGGGGTTGCTCAAGGTCTACTATATCTGCATAAATATTCAAGGTTGAAAGTGATCCATAGAGATTTAAAATCGAGCAACATCTTACTAGACGCTGACATGAATCCAAAGATATCGGACTTTGGCATGGCGAGGATTTTTGGAAGGCAAGAATCTGAAGCAAACACGAAAAGAATTGTTGGAACACA TGGCTATATGTCTCCAGAGTATGCCTTGAGAGGCATTGTCTCAACAAAGACAGATGTATTCAGCTTTGGAGTTTTACTCTTAGAAATTGTTAGTGGCAAGAAAAACAACAGCTGCTATGATTCTGAGCATCCACTTAACCTCATAGGACTG GCATGGGAATTGTGGAGAGAAGAGAGAGCTTTGGAGCTAATAGATGCAACACTAATTGAATCATGCTCGCACGATGAAGTAATGAGATGCATTCATGTGGGACTACTTTGTGTGCAAGACTATGCAAAAGATAGGCCTTCAATGTCAAGTGTCGTTTCAATGCTTATGAACGATACGAGACAACCACCACCAGCACCAGAGCGACCAGGATTTTTCATAGAGAGAGGGGATCAACGTGCAGAGATCTCGGAAGAAGTAGTAAGATATTCGATAAACGGGCTATCGATTTCAGAGTTGACAGCAAGATAA
- the LOC132031039 gene encoding G-type lectin S-receptor-like serine/threonine-protein kinase CES101 isoform X2 — MAWLQILLFFLFMTLSYSQKDTIFQGQNLRVGEKLESPNKEFRLEFFSLDANKTHYIGIFYNLPSNTTLFPDDYRPVWVANRDNPIPYASSNNLTLDEGDLKIIYGSDSFFLFRSSNDKSARNASATLLDNGNFVLEELNTDGSVNQTWWQSFDHPTDTLLPGMRLGRNSKTGQIWSLTSWISKDIPASGSFTIGINTTGIDQLIIWWMRSVFWMSGPWENGTFANVSRISHYDYADLSFVSTEDEKYVTYSVNKSKTLSRYAIDVFGFIKERGAAGPFGVCFYKPSAGCVTRESIRCPIRNNSWFERRPNSVSGNRFRFLNNNTSLFDCKRQCENNCSCAAFNSITATGTGCEIWSNVSILDSQSQSDVFILDGERDLVPIRNGSDTNVPSTFSPPPASPPAISPDSTPRSSDSSQRTWKAKATALLLLNQTANRSKKGKIDKKMSHEVQLYSLDSLAIATNNFSPGNKLGEGGFGPVYKGELPDGQEVAIKRLSTSSGQGLLEFKNEILLIAKLQHTNLVRLLGFCTQGEERILVYEYMLNKSLDFFLFDSNKRELLNWDTRFRIIEGVAQGLLYLHKYSRLKVIHRDLKSSNILLDADMNPKISDFGMARIFGRQESEANTKRIVGTHGYMSPEYALRGIVSTKTDVFSFGVLLLEIVSGKKNNSCYDSEHPLNLIGLAWELWREERALELIDATLIESCSHDEVMRCIHVGLLCVQDYAKDRPSMSSVVSMLMNDTRQPPPAPERPGFFIERGDQRAEISEEVVRYSINGLSISELTAR; from the exons ATGGCATGGCTACAAATCCTACTATTTTTCCTCTTCATGACTctttcttattcccaaaaagatACAATTTTTCAGGGACAAAACCTTAgagttggagaaaaattggaatCACCAAACAAGGAATTCAGGCTTGAGTTTTTTAGCCTTGATGCCAATAAAACTCACTATATAGGCATATTCTACAATTTACCCTCTAACACGACGTTATTCCCCGATGATTATCGCCCCGTTTGGGTTGCTAATCGCGATAATCCAATACCATATGCATCAAGTAACAATCTCACATTGGATGAAGGAGATCTGAAAATTATCTATGGAAGcgatagtttttttttgtttagaaGTTCTAATGATAAATCAGCAAGAAATGCAAGTGCTACATTACTCGACAACGGAAATTTTGTGTTAGAGGAATTGAACACTGATGGATCTGTGAATCAAACTTGGTGGCAAAGTTTTGATCATCCTACTGATACACTATTACCTGGGATGAGACTGGGGAGAAATTCAAAAACAGGACAGATATGGTCACTTACTTCTTGGATAAGCAAAGATATACCAGCCTCGGGTTCTTTTACGATTGGTATAAACACGACTGGCATAGACCAATTGATAATATGGTGGATGAGAAGTGTGTTTTGGATGAGTGGGCCCTGGGAAAACGGGACGTTTGCCAATGTATCACGAATATCTCACTATGACTACGCAGACTTGAGCTTTGTTTCGACAGAGGATGAAAAATACGTGACTTACTCGGTCAATAAGTCTAAAACTTTGTCTAGATACGCGATAGATGTGTTCGGCTTTATCAAGGAAAGAGGAGCAGCAGGACCTTTCGGAGTGTGTTTTTACAAGCCTAGTGCTGGTTGTGTGACAAGAGAATCGATCAGGTGCCCGATTAGAAACAATTCATGGTTTGAGAGGAGGCCAAACAGTGTTTCGGGTAATAGATTtagatttttaaataataatacgAGTTTATTTGATTGCAAGAGACAGTGTGAGAACAATTGTTCTTGTGCTGCTTTTAACTCTATCACAGCTACTGGAACTGGTTGTGAAATTTGGAGTAATGTATCTATATTGGATTCACAAAGTCAATCAGATGTTTTCATTCTTGATGGTGAAAGAG ATTTGGTGCCAATAAGAAATGGGAGCGACACAAATGTGCCAAGTACATTCTCACCTCCTCCGGCTTCACCACCAGCAATATCTCCCGACTCAACGCCAAGATCATCTGATTCATCTCAAAGAACTT GGAAAGCAAAAGCAACAGCTTTGCTATTGCTTAATCAAACAGCAAATAGatcaaaaaagggaaaaatagacAAGAAGATGAGTCATGAAGTGCAGTTATACAGCCTCGATAGCCTAGCAATAGCCACGAATAATTTTTCACCAGGAAATAAGCTCGGGGAGGGGGGATTCGGACCCGTTTACAAG GGAGAATTGCCTGATGGGCAAGAAGTAGCTATAAAAAGGCTTTCGACGAGTTCTGGACAGGGCCTATTGGAGTTCAAGAATGAAATTTTATTGATTGCAAAACTTCAACATACTAACCTTGTTAGGCTTTTAGGTTTCTGTACTCAAGGCGAAGAACGGATTTTAGTATACGAATACATGCTCAACAAAAGCCTAGACTTCTTCCTGTTTG ATAGTAACAAAAGGGAGCTACTAAATTGGGACACACGATTCAGAATCATCGAAGGGGTTGCTCAAGGTCTACTATATCTGCATAAATATTCAAGGTTGAAAGTGATCCATAGAGATTTAAAATCGAGCAACATCTTACTAGACGCTGACATGAATCCAAAGATATCGGACTTTGGCATGGCGAGGATTTTTGGAAGGCAAGAATCTGAAGCAAACACGAAAAGAATTGTTGGAACACA TGGCTATATGTCTCCAGAGTATGCCTTGAGAGGCATTGTCTCAACAAAGACAGATGTATTCAGCTTTGGAGTTTTACTCTTAGAAATTGTTAGTGGCAAGAAAAACAACAGCTGCTATGATTCTGAGCATCCACTTAACCTCATAGGACTG GCATGGGAATTGTGGAGAGAAGAGAGAGCTTTGGAGCTAATAGATGCAACACTAATTGAATCATGCTCGCACGATGAAGTAATGAGATGCATTCATGTGGGACTACTTTGTGTGCAAGACTATGCAAAAGATAGGCCTTCAATGTCAAGTGTCGTTTCAATGCTTATGAACGATACGAGACAACCACCACCAGCACCAGAGCGACCAGGATTTTTCATAGAGAGAGGGGATCAACGTGCAGAGATCTCGGAAGAAGTAGTAAGATATTCGATAAACGGGCTATCGATTTCAGAGTTGACAGCAAGATAA